GCGTATCTTGGGGAACGTTTAGGACCTGTTACCAAAGACGAAATTGAGCACGCGAATATTGTTCAAAAGGTGCATGCTAGACTAGAGGCCGGTGAGTCATTTGAAGAGTATTTACAACCGTTGGCAGTGCTTCGAAAGAGTATAGGCTAGAGGTAGTCCGACAGTCGCAAATTTTATTGACGACGAACCGACGCAAAAACTCTTGAGGAAAAAATCTGTAACTGAATCAGTTAGGCAAGCTTTATTATGATTAAAGAACCGATAAATATAAAAACTGAGCCTAGGAGGAAATAGAAATCTAAGCTTGTTTTAAAAATCAAAAAACTAAAAAGTATAACAAAAAATGGGTATGCTATTTCAAAAATTGATGCAGTTGGTGCTCCTAGTATTTTTATACCAGAGAAGATAAAAAAATTTGCTAGTGTTGCCAAAATTACGGCAGCAAGAATTAAACTTAGATTTAGTTTTCCGGACGTCAGTAAAACCTTTAGCGACTGCGTATCCAAAAGTATTATCGGCAACGTAATACTGGCTACGAGAATGGCATCAACAAAAATCAAGGATAATGGAGAAACTTTGTCCAGTATCTTTTGGTCTATGGTATATACCAAACCCCACGTGACAGCGGCAGCTATGGCGTATATAAACCCAACGGTTTTCATAAAGATTTGAAATTTTTTCCCTCACATTCCGAATATTTCGGAATGATTTCTATTGCTGCGGGACTACTGACCTCACTTATTTTACCTATCCAAAACCAAGTTTGACTTGGTGGTGTCCCGCCGCTGCGGGACTACTGTCAGTATAAACATTTTGAAAAATCAAAATGACCACTAATGGTGCCCGGGGAGGGAGTCGAACCCTCATGGCCGTGAGACCCGGGGATTTTAAGTCCCCTGCGTATACCATTCCGCCACCCGGGCTTATGAACTAGGAGAAGCTTAAAAT
This genomic window from Patescibacteria group bacterium contains:
- a CDS encoding DMT family transporter codes for the protein MKTVGFIYAIAAAVTWGLVYTIDQKILDKVSPLSLIFVDAILVASITLPIILLDTQSLKVLLTSGKLNLSLILAAVILATLANFFIFSGIKILGAPTASIFEIAYPFFVILFSFLIFKTSLDFYFLLGSVFIFIGSLIIIKLA